One Janthinobacterium sp. TB1-E2 genomic region harbors:
- a CDS encoding SRPBCC family protein, with protein sequence MAQVIVSVTLAASAERVWDFIGGFQSLAEWSSSIKTSLSEHGGRVRRLKTTDGAIIAERLQSYSEADKSYSYTIVSGPIPVKNYRSTLRVTGEPGANECVAEWSSEFDAAEGVEEVMIGAFQHLYETAFVDLKRIMAI encoded by the coding sequence ATGGCCCAAGTAATTGTTTCTGTAACATTGGCGGCAAGCGCCGAACGCGTGTGGGATTTTATCGGCGGCTTCCAGTCGCTGGCTGAATGGTCGAGCTCGATCAAGACCAGCTTGTCCGAGCACGGCGGCCGCGTACGCCGCCTGAAAACCACGGACGGCGCCATCATCGCCGAACGCCTGCAAAGCTACAGCGAAGCGGACAAGAGCTACAGCTACACCATCGTCTCGGGCCCGATCCCCGTCAAGAACTACCGTTCCACCCTGCGCGTCACGGGCGAGCCAGGCGCGAACGAGTGCGTGGCCGAATGGTCGAGCGAATTCGACGCGGCCGAAGGCGTGGAAGAGGTCATGATCGGCGCGTTCCAGCATTTGTATGAAACGGCGTTTGTCGACCTGAAACGCATCATGGCAATCTGA
- a CDS encoding M28 family peptidase, which produces MRFPLVLAASLFSTAALAQPLVAEAPLRAHLSFLADDLLEGRGTGQRGGDLAVRYLETQAAVAGLQPLKDGTYRQALTIVGSKALPSSKVTFSAGGKTLSPAFGKDIVFGAANGQQTVAFDAPVVFAGYGIRAPEENWDDFKGVDLKGKLVIMMVNDPQPTSAEPQRFAGKSLTYYGRWVYKYEEALRQGAAGVLLIHTTASASYPWSVPANGFGHERFNLAGAGNAMEGWLQEDMARTLFQASGQDLDALRAQAETRAFRPVALNATVKVQLDSQVRSIEQFNVAGIVPGTDPKLKDEAVIYSAHWDHLGKDDEGSQRAGQSDHIYNGAIDNASGAAALLAMAQVAVKQPARRTQIFLWPAGEETGMLGSTAYTRAPLWPLAKTAADLNLDSMNFVGKTHDIGVAGAERSSLYASAAKVAKRMGLRLAPTIPDLSGAFYRADHFAFAKAGVPAFNVGSAVFSGDGSFDFVQEPKASGERLVAFKKDYHQVTDEYNPSWDLSGMVQQAQFTLNLGYEVANDKNLPVWNKGEAFGKVKR; this is translated from the coding sequence ATGCGCTTTCCCCTCGTCCTCGCCGCCAGCCTGTTCAGCACGGCCGCCCTCGCCCAACCGCTCGTGGCCGAAGCGCCTCTGCGCGCCCACCTGTCCTTCCTGGCCGACGATTTGCTCGAAGGACGCGGCACGGGCCAGCGCGGCGGCGACCTGGCCGTGCGCTACCTGGAAACGCAGGCGGCCGTGGCCGGCCTGCAACCGTTGAAGGATGGCACGTACCGCCAGGCGCTGACCATCGTCGGCAGCAAGGCCTTGCCATCGAGCAAAGTCACGTTCAGCGCGGGCGGCAAGACCTTGTCGCCCGCCTTCGGCAAGGACATCGTCTTTGGCGCGGCAAATGGCCAGCAGACAGTGGCGTTCGATGCGCCCGTCGTGTTCGCCGGCTACGGCATCCGCGCGCCAGAAGAAAACTGGGACGATTTCAAGGGCGTCGACCTGAAGGGCAAGCTTGTCATCATGATGGTCAACGATCCGCAACCCACAAGCGCCGAACCGCAGCGCTTCGCCGGCAAGTCGCTGACCTATTACGGCCGCTGGGTCTACAAGTACGAGGAAGCGCTGCGCCAGGGCGCCGCCGGCGTGCTGCTGATACACACGACCGCATCGGCTTCGTATCCTTGGTCGGTACCGGCCAACGGTTTCGGCCATGAACGCTTCAACCTGGCCGGTGCGGGCAATGCGATGGAAGGCTGGCTGCAGGAAGACATGGCGCGCACGCTGTTCCAGGCGAGCGGACAGGACCTGGACGCCTTGCGCGCGCAGGCGGAAACGCGCGCGTTCCGCCCCGTGGCCCTGAACGCCACGGTCAAGGTGCAACTCGACAGCCAGGTACGCAGCATCGAGCAATTCAATGTGGCCGGCATCGTGCCGGGCACGGATCCGAAATTGAAGGACGAGGCCGTCATTTACTCGGCCCACTGGGACCACCTGGGCAAGGATGACGAAGGCAGCCAACGCGCCGGGCAAAGCGACCATATCTACAACGGCGCCATCGACAATGCGTCGGGCGCGGCCGCCTTGCTGGCCATGGCGCAAGTGGCCGTGAAACAGCCGGCGCGCCGCACGCAGATCTTCCTGTGGCCGGCAGGCGAAGAAACGGGCATGCTGGGCAGCACGGCCTACACGCGCGCGCCCCTGTGGCCGCTGGCCAAGACAGCCGCCGACCTGAACCTCGACAGCATGAATTTTGTCGGCAAGACGCACGACATCGGCGTGGCCGGCGCCGAGCGCAGCAGCCTGTACGCGAGCGCCGCCAAGGTCGCCAAGCGCATGGGCCTGCGTCTGGCGCCGACGATCCCGGACCTGTCCGGCGCGTTTTACCGGGCCGACCATTTTGCGTTTGCCAAGGCTGGCGTACCCGCCTTCAACGTGGGTTCGGCAGTGTTTTCCGGCGACGGCTCGTTCGACTTCGTCCAAGAGCCGAAAGCGTCGGGCGAGCGCCTGGTCGCCTTTAAAAAGGACTACCACCAGGTCACCGATGAGTACAACCCGTCGTGGGACTTGTCCGGCATGGTGCAGCAGGCGCAATTTACATTGAACCTCGGCTATGAAGTGGCGAACGACAAGAATTTGCCGGTGTGGAACAAGGGCGAGGCATTTGGGAAGGTCAAGCGCTAG
- a CDS encoding methyl-accepting chemotaxis protein, producing the protein MRVNTPITQNEYVLNEGMTIVSTTDLQGNINYANQYFIEVSGFSEMELLGAPQNILRHPDMPAEAFADLWDTIKTGMPWTGMVKNRCKNGDFYWVFANITPVIENGRPIGYMSVRTKPTREQINEAAALYKSFKDGNSAKLAIRNGRVVRQGLAAKLAEWRKLTLSQDLALHCIVFGVVLAILGCAVWNIDGDTSTATRSWLSGAAAAAVALMLYFWAHLHNSLVAPLGEAITVARKMAGGDLTGVIDKVRDDDMGQLMAALRQTNINLHSIIGDVRANFEDIRVTTAEIATGNMDLSSRTESQASSLEQTAASMEELTSTVQNSADHVDTANKLAAQASTVAAKGGTIVSEVVTTMDEISTSSRKILDIIGLIDGIAFQTNILALNAAVEAARAGEHGRGFAVVAGEVRSLAQRSATAAKEVKNLIDHSIATVNAGSVLTSNAGATMTEVIASVARVTEVMDEISSTTREQNQGIGQVNQAVIHMDGITQQNAALVEQAAAAATSLAQRTDSVAQSIGIFKLKASPKRKTAGVGRSVGAGVAARALLKAR; encoded by the coding sequence ATGCGGGTCAATACGCCTATCACGCAAAATGAATACGTATTAAATGAAGGCATGACGATTGTTTCCACGACGGATTTACAGGGAAACATCAATTACGCCAATCAGTATTTCATTGAAGTCAGCGGTTTTTCAGAAATGGAACTGCTGGGTGCGCCACAGAATATTCTGCGTCATCCCGATATGCCGGCCGAAGCGTTTGCCGACCTGTGGGATACCATCAAGACCGGCATGCCATGGACCGGCATGGTCAAGAACCGCTGCAAGAATGGCGATTTCTACTGGGTCTTCGCCAATATCACGCCCGTCATCGAAAACGGCCGCCCGATCGGTTATATGTCCGTGCGCACCAAGCCCACGCGCGAGCAGATCAACGAAGCGGCAGCCCTGTATAAAAGTTTTAAAGACGGCAATAGCGCCAAGCTGGCGATCCGCAATGGCCGCGTCGTGCGCCAGGGCTTGGCCGCCAAGCTGGCCGAGTGGCGCAAGCTGACCCTGTCGCAAGACCTGGCCCTGCATTGCATCGTCTTTGGCGTGGTGCTGGCCATTCTCGGCTGCGCCGTGTGGAATATCGATGGCGACACGAGCACGGCCACGCGCAGCTGGCTCAGCGGCGCTGCCGCCGCGGCCGTCGCGCTGATGCTGTATTTCTGGGCCCATCTGCACAATTCCCTCGTCGCGCCGCTGGGCGAGGCCATCACGGTGGCGCGCAAGATGGCCGGCGGCGACTTGACGGGCGTCATCGACAAGGTGCGAGACGACGACATGGGCCAATTGATGGCGGCCTTGCGCCAGACGAATATCAACCTGCACAGCATCATCGGCGACGTGCGCGCCAACTTCGAGGATATCCGCGTCACCACGGCCGAGATCGCCACGGGCAATATGGACCTGTCCAGCCGCACGGAATCGCAGGCGTCCAGCCTCGAGCAGACGGCGGCCAGCATGGAAGAGCTGACTTCCACGGTGCAGAACAGCGCCGACCACGTGGACACGGCCAATAAGCTGGCGGCGCAGGCGTCTACCGTCGCGGCCAAGGGCGGCACCATCGTCAGCGAAGTGGTGACCACGATGGACGAAATCAGCACCTCGTCGCGCAAGATTCTCGACATCATTGGTCTCATCGACGGCATCGCCTTCCAGACGAACATCCTCGCCTTGAACGCGGCAGTGGAAGCGGCCCGCGCGGGCGAGCATGGCCGCGGCTTCGCCGTCGTGGCCGGCGAAGTGCGCAGCCTGGCGCAGCGCTCGGCAACAGCGGCGAAAGAAGTGAAAAACCTGATCGACCATTCGATCGCCACCGTGAATGCGGGCAGCGTGCTGACCAGCAATGCGGGCGCCACCATGACGGAGGTGATCGCCTCGGTAGCCCGCGTGACGGAAGTGATGGACGAGATTTCCTCGACCACGCGCGAGCAGAACCAGGGCATCGGGCAAGTCAACCAGGCCGTCATCCACATGGATGGCATCACGCAGCAGAATGCGGCGCTGGTGGAACAGGCGGCCGCAGCCGCCACCAGCCTGGCGCAGCGCACCGACAGCGTGGCCCAGTCGATCGGCATCTTCAAATTGAAGGCCTCGCCCAAGCGCAAGACGGCTGGCGTGGGACGCAGCGTGGGCGCGGGCGTGGCGGCAAGGGCCTTGCTGAAGGCACGCTAA
- a CDS encoding alpha/beta hydrolase, which translates to MTATNLQSSNTLRTADGTLIHYKDWGSGPPVVFSHGWPLSSDAWEDQMFYLASRGYRVIAHDRRGHGRSSQPFDGNDMDTYADDLAALIDALDLTGATLVGHSTGGGEVARYIGRHGTGRLAGAVLVGAVPPLMLQTTENPLGLPLSTFDAIRAGVQADRSQFFQDLSEAFYGYNRPDAKPSQGVRDGFWRQGMQAGMPASYLCIKQFSETDFTADLAKFDVPTLVIHGDDDQIVPIAASARRTAELIIGSKLLVYAGAPHGLAATHKDRLNEDLLEFLRHSVDAASNIEAHL; encoded by the coding sequence ATGACTGCCACGAACTTGCAATCGAGCAATACCCTGCGTACCGCCGACGGTACATTGATCCACTACAAGGACTGGGGCAGCGGCCCGCCCGTCGTCTTCAGCCACGGCTGGCCCTTGTCGTCCGACGCGTGGGAAGACCAGATGTTTTATCTGGCCTCGCGCGGCTACCGCGTCATCGCGCACGACCGGCGCGGCCATGGCCGCTCGAGCCAGCCGTTTGACGGCAACGACATGGATACCTATGCCGACGACCTGGCCGCCCTGATCGACGCGCTGGACTTGACGGGCGCCACCCTCGTCGGCCACTCGACGGGCGGCGGCGAAGTGGCGCGCTACATCGGCCGCCATGGCACCGGGCGCCTGGCCGGCGCCGTGCTCGTGGGCGCCGTGCCGCCGCTGATGCTGCAAACCACGGAAAACCCGCTGGGCTTGCCCCTGTCCACATTTGACGCCATCCGCGCCGGCGTGCAGGCCGACCGCAGCCAGTTTTTCCAGGATCTGAGCGAGGCCTTCTATGGCTACAACCGGCCCGATGCGAAGCCGTCGCAGGGCGTGCGCGACGGTTTCTGGCGGCAAGGCATGCAGGCGGGCATGCCGGCATCCTACCTGTGCATCAAGCAATTTTCCGAGACGGATTTTACGGCTGACCTGGCCAAATTCGACGTGCCGACCCTGGTGATCCATGGCGACGACGACCAGATCGTGCCGATTGCCGCCTCGGCGCGGCGCACTGCCGAACTCATCATCGGCAGCAAGCTGCTCGTGTATGCGGGCGCGCCGCACGGCCTGGCGGCGACGCACAAGGACCGGCTGAACGAGGACTTGCTGGAATTTTTGCGCCACTCGGTCGATGCGGCAAGCAATATCGAGGCGCATCTGTAA
- the bamE gene encoding outer membrane protein assembly factor BamE domain-containing protein, whose translation MKWLLIAMLALLAACSGTRALQASKNVPYATLEQTVQAGSSTREQVRAALGESTSIRFDSGNEVWMYTYPAASGAQGEYVILFGGDGVVKKVRSGEVYRVKQ comes from the coding sequence ATGAAATGGCTGCTGATCGCCATGCTGGCGCTGCTGGCCGCCTGCTCCGGCACGCGCGCCTTGCAGGCAAGCAAGAACGTGCCTTACGCAACCCTGGAGCAGACGGTGCAAGCAGGCAGCAGCACGCGCGAACAGGTGCGCGCCGCGCTGGGAGAAAGCACGTCCATCCGTTTCGACAGCGGCAATGAAGTATGGATGTACACCTACCCGGCCGCCTCGGGCGCGCAGGGAGAATATGTGATTTTGTTTGGCGGGGATGGGGTGGTGAAGAAGGTGCGCAGTGGAGAGGTGTATCGGGTGAAGCAGTAA
- a CDS encoding DEAD/DEAH box helicase: MSDTPISLFSDLNLSEPLIRALKDVGYETPSPIQAATIPLLLANRDVLGQAQTGTGKTAAFALPILSRIDLKQSSPQALVLAPTRELAIQVAEAFQVYAAHIPGFHVLPIYGGQSYGPQLSALRRGVHVIVGTPGRVIDHLDKGSLDLSKLKTLVLDEADEMLRMGFIDDVERILKETPEGHQTALFSATMPSVIKRIATTYLVNPAEVTVAAKTGTADNIRQRYWLVSGMHKLDALTRILEAEAFDGMIIFARTKLGTEELAGKLQARGFSAAAINGDIQQAQRERTIQQLKDGKIDILVATDVAARGLDVERISHVVNYDVPHDPESYTHRIGRTGRAGRSGEAILFITPREKNLLKAIERSTRQPIGMLELPTIQAVNDVRIAKFKEQISETLALGELEQFQSLIEDFEREQNIPAIEIAAALAKMARGNTPLLLDKNKAREQATWQDDRPVRQDRFERNDRPERGDRFDRNERSERPAFPKKERIQRPADAGMQTFRIEVGHQHGVKPGNIVGAIANEAGIDSKNIGRIEIYDDYSVLDLPDSMPKELLDQLKTVWVAGQQLRISRDGDAPDLAPPAAPRKPFAAKSAPAFKDAPADAGDAAPAPRAPKKERPRPGVTAYRIEVGREHAVTPSNIVGAIANEANLEAKHIGRIDIFDNYSVLDLPEGMPPEILDHLKSVVVSGQKLRISLDDGTTERKPAPPRPKSPPRKTFK, translated from the coding sequence ATGTCTGATACACCAATTTCCTTATTTTCCGACCTTAACCTGAGCGAGCCGCTGATTCGCGCGCTCAAGGATGTCGGTTACGAAACACCGTCGCCTATCCAGGCGGCCACGATTCCATTATTGCTCGCGAACCGCGACGTGCTGGGCCAGGCGCAAACGGGCACGGGTAAAACCGCTGCCTTCGCCTTGCCGATCCTGTCGCGCATCGATCTGAAACAAAGCTCACCCCAAGCCCTGGTCCTGGCACCGACGCGCGAACTGGCCATCCAGGTCGCCGAAGCGTTCCAGGTGTACGCCGCCCACATCCCCGGCTTCCACGTGCTGCCGATCTACGGCGGCCAAAGCTACGGCCCGCAGCTGTCGGCCCTGCGCCGCGGCGTGCACGTCATCGTCGGCACCCCAGGCCGCGTCATCGATCACCTGGACAAGGGTTCGCTCGACCTGTCCAAGCTGAAAACCCTGGTGCTCGACGAAGCCGATGAAATGCTGCGCATGGGCTTTATCGACGACGTCGAACGTATCTTGAAAGAAACCCCGGAAGGCCATCAAACGGCGTTGTTCTCGGCCACCATGCCTTCCGTCATCAAGCGCATCGCCACGACCTATCTGGTGAACCCGGCCGAAGTGACGGTCGCCGCCAAGACGGGCACGGCCGACAACATCCGCCAGCGCTACTGGCTGGTGTCGGGCATGCACAAGCTCGACGCGCTGACCCGCATCCTGGAAGCGGAAGCGTTTGACGGCATGATCATCTTCGCCCGCACCAAGCTGGGTACGGAAGAGCTGGCCGGCAAGCTGCAAGCCCGTGGCTTCTCGGCTGCCGCCATCAACGGCGACATCCAGCAAGCCCAGCGCGAGCGCACGATCCAGCAGTTGAAAGACGGCAAGATCGACATCCTCGTGGCAACCGACGTGGCCGCCCGCGGCCTGGACGTCGAGCGCATCAGCCACGTCGTCAACTACGACGTGCCGCACGATCCGGAAAGCTATACCCACCGCATCGGCCGCACGGGCCGCGCCGGCCGCAGCGGCGAAGCGATTTTGTTCATCACCCCGCGTGAAAAGAACTTGTTGAAAGCCATCGAACGCTCGACCCGCCAGCCGATCGGCATGCTGGAACTGCCAACGATCCAGGCCGTCAACGACGTGCGTATCGCCAAGTTCAAGGAACAGATCAGCGAAACCCTGGCCCTGGGCGAACTGGAACAGTTCCAGTCGCTGATTGAGGATTTCGAACGCGAGCAAAACATTCCCGCCATCGAAATCGCCGCTGCCCTGGCGAAGATGGCGCGTGGCAATACGCCGCTGCTGCTGGACAAGAACAAGGCGCGCGAGCAAGCCACGTGGCAAGACGACCGTCCAGTGCGTCAGGATCGTTTCGAACGCAACGACCGTCCGGAACGGGGCGACCGCTTCGACCGTAACGAGCGCAGCGAACGCCCGGCCTTCCCGAAAAAGGAACGCATCCAGCGTCCAGCCGACGCCGGCATGCAGACCTTCCGCATTGAAGTCGGTCATCAGCATGGCGTGAAACCAGGCAATATCGTGGGTGCCATCGCCAACGAAGCGGGCATCGATTCGAAAAACATCGGCCGCATCGAAATCTATGACGACTACAGCGTCCTGGACTTGCCGGACAGCATGCCGAAAGAATTGCTGGACCAGCTGAAAACCGTGTGGGTCGCGGGCCAGCAGCTGCGCATCAGCCGCGACGGCGACGCGCCGGACCTGGCGCCGCCAGCCGCGCCGCGCAAGCCGTTCGCCGCCAAGTCCGCGCCAGCGTTCAAGGATGCGCCAGCGGACGCGGGCGACGCTGCCCCTGCGCCGCGCGCGCCGAAGAAGGAACGTCCACGTCCAGGCGTGACGGCTTACCGCATCGAAGTGGGCCGTGAACACGCCGTGACGCCAAGCAACATCGTCGGCGCCATCGCCAACGAAGCGAACCTGGAAGCCAAGCATATCGGCCGCATCGATATCTTTGACAACTACAGCGTGCTGGACCTACCTGAAGGCATGCCGCCGGAAATCCTCGACCACTTGAAATCGGTCGTGGTCTCGGGCCAGAAGCTGCGCATCAGCCTGGACGATGGCACGACGGAGCGCAAGCCTGCGCCGCCGCGTCCGAAGTCGCCACCGCGCAAAACCTTTAAATAA